The Columba livia isolate bColLiv1 breed racing homer chromosome 13, bColLiv1.pat.W.v2, whole genome shotgun sequence genome has a segment encoding these proteins:
- the GOT2 gene encoding aspartate aminotransferase, mitochondrial isoform X1 → MALLHTRWLLAAPRLAVTRASSWWSHVEMGPPDPILGVTEAFKRDTNSKKMNLGVGAYRDDNGKPFVLNCVRKAEAEIASKKMDKEYLPIGGLADFTRASAALALGENSEVFKSGRYVTVQGISGTGSLRIGANFLQRFFKSSRDVYLPKPSWGNHTPIFRDAGMQLQAYRYYDPKTCSLDFSGAMDDISKIPEKSIILLHACAHNPTGVDPRQEQWKELAAVVKKRNLLVYFDMAYQGFASGDINRDAWAVRHFIEQGINVVLAQSYAKNMGLYGERAGAFTVVCSDAEEAKRVESQLKILIRPMYSNPPLNGARIASIILNTPDLRKEWLVEVKGMADRIISMRTQLVSNLKKEGSSHNWQHITDQIGMFCFTGLKPEQVERLIKEFSIYMTKDGRISVAGVTSGNVGYLAHAIHQVTK, encoded by the exons ATGGCTCTCCTGCACACCCGCTGGCTCCTCGCCGCCCCGCGCCTCGCCGTCACCCGCGCCAG CTCATGGTGGTCCCATGTGGAGATGGGTCCCCCCGACCCCATCCTGGGGGTGACAGAAGCTTTCAAGCGCGACACCAACTCCAAGAAGATGAACCTGGGTGTGGGGGCGTACCGGGATGACAACGGGAAGCCCTTTGTCCTGAACTGTGTTCGCAAG GCAGAGGCTGAGATTGCATCCAAAAAGATGGACAAGGAGTACTTGCCCATTGGCGGGCTGGCGGATTTCACCCGGGCATCTGCAGCACTGGCTCTGGGTGAAAACAGTGAGGTTTTCAAGAGTGGCCGG TATGTCACTGTGCAGGGTATTTCTGGGACTGGATCTCTGCGAATTGGAGCCAACTTTTTG CAACGGTTCTTCAAGTCCAGTCGTGATGTGTATCTACCCAAACCATCCTGGGGTAATCACACACCCATTTTCCGTGATGCTGGCATGCAACTTCAGGCTTACCGCTACTATGACCCCAAGACGTGCAGTCTTGACTTCTCTGGAGCCATGGATGACATTTCT AAAATTCCAGAGAAGAGCATCATCCTCTTGCATGCTTGTGCTCACAACCCCACTGGGGTGGATCCCCGGCAGGAGCAGTGGAAGGAGCTGGCAGCTGTGGTGAAG AAACGAAACCTCCTTGTGTACTTTGACATGGCCTACCAGGGCTTTGCCAGCGGGGACATCAACCGGGATGCCTGGGCTGTGCGGCATTTCATTGAACAGGGCATCAACGTCGTCTTGGCACAGTCCTACGCCAAGAACATGGGGCTGTACG GAGAGCGTGCGGGTGCCTTCACGGTGGTCTGCAGTGATGCAGAGGAAGCCAAGAGGGTCGAATCGCAACTGAAGATCCTCATTCGCCCCATGTACTCCAACCCACCCCTGAACGGAGCCCGCATCGCCTCTATCATCCTGAACACCCCTGACCTACGGAAAGAGTG GCTCGTGGAGGTGAAGGGCATGGCTGACCGGATCATCAGCATGCGGACTCAGCTGGTGTCCAACCTCAAGAAAGAGGGATCCTCCCACAACTGGCAGCACATCACTGACCAGATTGGCATGTTCTGCTTTACAGGGCTGAAGCCTGAGCAG GTGGAGCGGCTGATCAAGGAATTCTCCATCTATATGACAAAGGACGGACGAATCTCTGTGGCGGGAGTTACGTCAGGCAACGTAGGTTACCTGGCTCATGCAATCCATCAAGTCACAAAGTGA
- the GOT2 gene encoding aspartate aminotransferase, mitochondrial isoform X2 — translation MGPPDPILGVTEAFKRDTNSKKMNLGVGAYRDDNGKPFVLNCVRKAEAEIASKKMDKEYLPIGGLADFTRASAALALGENSEVFKSGRYVTVQGISGTGSLRIGANFLQRFFKSSRDVYLPKPSWGNHTPIFRDAGMQLQAYRYYDPKTCSLDFSGAMDDISKIPEKSIILLHACAHNPTGVDPRQEQWKELAAVVKKRNLLVYFDMAYQGFASGDINRDAWAVRHFIEQGINVVLAQSYAKNMGLYGERAGAFTVVCSDAEEAKRVESQLKILIRPMYSNPPLNGARIASIILNTPDLRKEWLVEVKGMADRIISMRTQLVSNLKKEGSSHNWQHITDQIGMFCFTGLKPEQVERLIKEFSIYMTKDGRISVAGVTSGNVGYLAHAIHQVTK, via the exons ATGGGTCCCCCCGACCCCATCCTGGGGGTGACAGAAGCTTTCAAGCGCGACACCAACTCCAAGAAGATGAACCTGGGTGTGGGGGCGTACCGGGATGACAACGGGAAGCCCTTTGTCCTGAACTGTGTTCGCAAG GCAGAGGCTGAGATTGCATCCAAAAAGATGGACAAGGAGTACTTGCCCATTGGCGGGCTGGCGGATTTCACCCGGGCATCTGCAGCACTGGCTCTGGGTGAAAACAGTGAGGTTTTCAAGAGTGGCCGG TATGTCACTGTGCAGGGTATTTCTGGGACTGGATCTCTGCGAATTGGAGCCAACTTTTTG CAACGGTTCTTCAAGTCCAGTCGTGATGTGTATCTACCCAAACCATCCTGGGGTAATCACACACCCATTTTCCGTGATGCTGGCATGCAACTTCAGGCTTACCGCTACTATGACCCCAAGACGTGCAGTCTTGACTTCTCTGGAGCCATGGATGACATTTCT AAAATTCCAGAGAAGAGCATCATCCTCTTGCATGCTTGTGCTCACAACCCCACTGGGGTGGATCCCCGGCAGGAGCAGTGGAAGGAGCTGGCAGCTGTGGTGAAG AAACGAAACCTCCTTGTGTACTTTGACATGGCCTACCAGGGCTTTGCCAGCGGGGACATCAACCGGGATGCCTGGGCTGTGCGGCATTTCATTGAACAGGGCATCAACGTCGTCTTGGCACAGTCCTACGCCAAGAACATGGGGCTGTACG GAGAGCGTGCGGGTGCCTTCACGGTGGTCTGCAGTGATGCAGAGGAAGCCAAGAGGGTCGAATCGCAACTGAAGATCCTCATTCGCCCCATGTACTCCAACCCACCCCTGAACGGAGCCCGCATCGCCTCTATCATCCTGAACACCCCTGACCTACGGAAAGAGTG GCTCGTGGAGGTGAAGGGCATGGCTGACCGGATCATCAGCATGCGGACTCAGCTGGTGTCCAACCTCAAGAAAGAGGGATCCTCCCACAACTGGCAGCACATCACTGACCAGATTGGCATGTTCTGCTTTACAGGGCTGAAGCCTGAGCAG GTGGAGCGGCTGATCAAGGAATTCTCCATCTATATGACAAAGGACGGACGAATCTCTGTGGCGGGAGTTACGTCAGGCAACGTAGGTTACCTGGCTCATGCAATCCATCAAGTCACAAAGTGA